The proteins below come from a single bacterium genomic window:
- a CDS encoding type II secretion system protein GspK, whose product MNHSFNSNKGIALIMTLWLVMILAIMAFEIVNLMRVESNVAINFKEDAQAYSLAEAGVIQAINSLLTDESKDYDSLEDSWAKEISQELQIGSFTVKIVDEQRKININEIDANILQEFIKRFVSTKTDELTENICDFKDANFKKWDGRQEERDNKNLLFDTIYELQLVKEMVFDEKNLFYDIKDYITVVGPINLNIIDVPILATLMYQTGTQTERLKLEQKIEEYENLANKAIDFRKAKKEGEGALPYIISNTETRLITALGKEHYENIKPFITWLGKINVNTASKEVLYAYFLGTLGADSTHFADEIISARNKSPFKTYLELDDRIAEFNTIKKANDYLPVREYLTVKSAQFTIESVGHLTNSPFTKKITAIVEREEKSGKFQVKIISWHAS is encoded by the coding sequence ATGAATCATTCCTTTAATTCAAACAAAGGTATAGCATTAATAATGACCTTATGGCTGGTGATGATACTTGCCATTATGGCATTTGAAATAGTAAATCTAATGCGAGTTGAATCAAATGTCGCCATCAATTTTAAGGAAGATGCCCAGGCATATTCTTTAGCCGAAGCAGGTGTTATTCAGGCGATAAATTCTTTGCTTACCGACGAATCTAAAGATTATGATTCTCTTGAAGATTCCTGGGCAAAGGAAATCTCTCAAGAATTACAAATTGGTAGTTTTACCGTTAAAATCGTTGATGAACAAAGAAAGATAAATATTAATGAAATAGACGCAAACATTTTACAGGAATTCATTAAACGATTTGTTTCAACAAAGACTGATGAATTAACTGAAAATATCTGTGATTTTAAAGACGCAAATTTTAAAAAATGGGACGGAAGGCAAGAGGAAAGAGACAATAAAAATCTATTATTTGACACTATCTATGAGTTACAATTGGTAAAAGAAATGGTGTTTGATGAAAAAAATCTTTTTTATGACATTAAAGATTACATTACGGTTGTTGGACCAATAAACCTGAATATTATTGATGTCCCAATTCTTGCTACCTTGATGTATCAAACAGGAACACAGACCGAGAGGCTAAAATTAGAGCAAAAAATCGAAGAATATGAAAATTTGGCAAATAAAGCTATTGATTTTAGAAAGGCGAAAAAAGAAGGTGAAGGGGCATTACCTTATATCATTTCTAATACCGAGACAAGACTTATAACCGCTCTGGGTAAAGAACATTATGAAAACATAAAACCTTTTATTACCTGGCTTGGGAAGATAAATGTTAATACCGCCTCTAAAGAAGTTTTGTATGCTTATTTTTTAGGGACATTAGGGGCTGATTCGACTCATTTTGCGGATGAGATAATTAGTGCCCGCAATAAATCCCCATTTAAAACATATCTTGAGTTAGATGATAGAATAGCGGAGTTTAATACCATTAAAAAGGCTAATGATTATCTCCCGGTGCGTGAATATCTTACAGTAAAATCTGCCCAGTTTACGATTGAATCCGTAGGACATTTAACCAACAGCCCTTTTACAAAAAAAATAACAGCCATTGTTGAACGAGAAGAAAAAAGTGGGAAATTTCAGGTAAAGATAATTAGCTGGCATGCAAGTTAA